In Zingiber officinale cultivar Zhangliang chromosome 3B, Zo_v1.1, whole genome shotgun sequence, a single window of DNA contains:
- the LOC122056478 gene encoding pentatricopeptide repeat-containing protein At1g61870, mitochondrial-like: MAVAVFARNQLRHQLRLRAFSSSSASSIPNPSSAIARKRKSRPDLRHIRSETNPSRIVDICRAASLCPSSSRLHRLALSDAISTLAESRSFTEVRSILDSLPPASLPNAIVLFGQAGLHDDAVRAFQKSPSTQTLNALLFACVVGRRHDEVSRIFSDFPGTHGITPDIKTYNNVIKAFSESGTTRSFYSVLDQMCTAGVKPDTTTFCNALAGFYKEKQFDEVDKVLELMKMHDCDHGLCIYNSRIQSLCKLKRSNEAMALFEEMETKGIKPTWVTYNHLIYGFCNEGRLEDAKKLYREMKGLGRIPVDKFYFSLIHFLCKGGEFEVALAVCEDSMAQNWIPNFSTMKMLVKGLIGTSKVEEARDIMEKLKEKFPRNAHMWKEVEEAFPQ, translated from the coding sequence ATGGCAGTCGCCGTCTTTGCTCGCAACCAGCTCCGACACCAACTGCGCCTTcgcgccttctcctcttcttcggcGTCCTCCATCCCAAACCCTTCCTCCGCGATCGCCAGGAAACGGAAGTCCCGGCCCGACCTCCGCCACATCAGGTCCGAAACTAATCCCTCGCGCATCGTGGACATCTGCCGTGCTGCCTCTCTCTGCCCCTCTTCTTCCCGGCTCCATCGCCTCGCTCTCTCCGACGCCATCTCTACCCTCGCCGAGTCCCGGTCCTTTACTGAAGTGCGCTCGATCCTTGACTCCCTCCCTCCCGCCTCCCTCCCCAACGCCATTGTACTCTTTGGTCAAGCTGGCTTGCACGACGACGCCGTCCGGGCTTTCCAGAAGTCTCCCTCCACCCAAACCCTGAACGCGCTACTCTTCGCCTGCGTTGTCGGCCGTCGACACGATGAAGTCAGCCGCATCTTCAGCGACTTCCCAGGCACCCACGGCATTACTCCTGACATTAAAACCTACAACAATGTCATCAAGGCCTTCTCCGAGTCGGGCACCACCCGTTCATTCTATTCGGTGCTCGACCAGATGTGCACTGCCGGCGTCAAGCCAGACACGACCACTTTTTGCAATGCCCTTGCTGGTTTCTACAAGGAAAAGCAGTTTGACGAGGTCGACAAAGTGTTGGAGCTCATGAAGATGCACGACTGTGACCATGGGCTCTGCATCTACAACTCGAGGATCCAGAGCCTCTGCAAGCTAAAACGCTCAAATGAGGCAATGGCGCTCTTCGAGGAAATGGAAACAAAAGGAATAAAGCCGACTTGGGTAACTTATAACCACTTGATATATGGGTTTTGCAATGAAGGCCGATTGGAGGATGCTAAGAAGCTCTACAGGGAGATGAAGGGACTAGGTCGTATTCCAGTTGACAAATTCTACTTCTCTCTAATACACTTCTTGTGCAAAGGTGGGGAATTTGAGGTTGCACTGGCTGTCTGCGAGGATTCTATGGCACAGAACTGGATCCCAAATTTCTCAACCATGAAGATGCTTGTGAAAGGGCTCATTGGAACCTCAAAGGTGGAGGAGGCAAGGGATATAATggaaaaattgaaagaaaagtTCCCAAGGAATGCACATATGTGGAAGGAAGTGGAAGAGGCATTTCCCCAATAG